In the genome of Chrysemys picta bellii isolate R12L10 chromosome 19, ASM1138683v2, whole genome shotgun sequence, one region contains:
- the MRPS23 gene encoding small ribosomal subunit protein mS23: MAGSRLEKLGTVFTRTRDLLRSRVLAEAQKPLWFDVYAAFPPLREPVYREPGQRYGKVKDVIPPILYQEDEMRATFYEAYGNGPKAFELSQLNFKSTCQRFVEKFYELQKEGKIEPEKLFEETGKQLLAEGIILRRKRTANVAQRTRQEAKIRDLVEEMNLQTMLEERQEQKQDQEDHLESTDVKKENPLS; this comes from the exons ATGGCGGGGAGCCGGCTGGAGAAGCTGGGGACTGTGTTCACCCG GACACGGGATCTGCTGCGTTCCAGGGTGCTGGCCGAGGCTCAGAAACCCTTGTGGTTTGATGTGTATGCCGCTTTCCCTCCGCTGAGGGAGCCCGTCTACCGGGAGCCCGGTCAGCGCTATGGCAAAGTGAAGGATGTCATCCCTCCCATTCTGTACCAAGAGGATGAGATGCGAGC GACATTTTATGAAGCATATGGGAATGGTCCAAAAGCCTTTGAACTGTCACAATTAAACTTTAAATCCACCTGCCAGAG GTTTGTTGAGAAATTCTATGAACtgcaaaaagaaggaaaaattgaGCCGGAAAAATTGTTTGAAGAAACAGGAAAGCAGCTTTTAGCAGAGGGGATCATTCTGCGAAGAAAAAGAACAGCAAAT GTAGCACAACGGACTCGTCAAGAGGCCAAAATCAGGGATCTTGTGGAAGAAATGAATCTTCAAACCATGTTGGAGGAGAGACAGGAACAGAAGCAAGACCAGGAGGACCATCTCGAATCAACAGACGTGAAGAAGGAAAATCCCTTGTCCTAA